In one window of Pseudobdellovibrionaceae bacterium DNA:
- a CDS encoding zinc-dependent metalloprotease translates to MGKTQLVGAFFLFIVGCTKELPYQSVEDKFDDVSKSMIDTEVDYLYVPSTVNTTRTSAASRPYWMGDAKRVRFVFSEDALNVIEVEADDRFQANNLNAKPVLSIPIQHVDYRCREDAYGKCTHQEEQNSALTWEQRNFFKLEPAKLALKEINFLPVTLKNLFSSCYNEVDSQFSDADMKIDQDSLNIKIEKTFKTSIDCASDGLESLSDLTFKVQYHYSFAKLSALASKNYKPYEYTSVDERTFGFFSTKKRTLGVDNNDVIDGEKQYMDRWNPKRSVVYYLSSAFTDPKYENIKTATKSAIQTINAALVKAGAEIQIELRDHDSNVDPGDIRFNSIVLVEDPQASGVIGYGPHASNPMTGEIVHARTVMYLGTIKKYIKYTYNDIILERINEIKNAQNTQSLMASSSAVNHPQGDSSRTGPPSFKGWSSNKRDFVESNLDERKLKAVATDALSYKENKVDLKDRIEFLSRTSNYPAELFNFHHAIDGGIDEVIAKVGLKTWKDLSDDEQELVIERLLPHVWVPTLVHEFGHNLGLRHNFAGSEDKDNFYSARELSDYGFKSEFKYSSIMDYAYSSINELPILGKYDVAALRYAYKEEVQLKDEQYVSVEKWKAGDVGDIKGYQYCTDEHVGANPNCNRFDEGTSLVEIAAHYIKSYDKRYARAYMRNERRHFSLYQDASHAGSVYGQFMNLRMMFERYETVKNMFSLPDNSPVWEQYEFLKDLKQATLLSAKFFTEVIKTPNLTCAVVHQSAQNQVFSAPLQALSAQAVSCFDSENVQLAPGYSVIGQGGRWFQSKKDPNSINPYVDQIDVRGIWIDKLLATRFLLGTSFGNTTLDKYEDTYLQMPELKSEIADVVESVVLDRIQGVIHFATKEGEGFSLKGEYQLSVAHEIPEPLSESVSKFFGLPSGRVDFSSQVIRELKALGKSEKVSTEVRHLLRSLRVLRALPQDGRNLDEYIYVDTTTGVRYLALNEASIASKVIGGLKAGQILDATSEEDIQLAMAYLSGQEGVDGSGVSKAVLELGVDTLSRYQSGRWPSQDYFEVLLEAMAE, encoded by the coding sequence GTGGGTAAAACACAATTAGTAGGGGCCTTTTTCCTGTTCATCGTCGGATGTACAAAAGAGCTTCCCTATCAATCCGTTGAAGACAAGTTTGATGATGTGTCAAAATCAATGATTGATACAGAAGTGGACTACTTGTATGTGCCGAGCACCGTTAACACCACACGCACGTCAGCGGCCTCTCGTCCCTATTGGATGGGAGATGCAAAGCGGGTGCGGTTTGTGTTTTCTGAAGATGCACTTAACGTGATTGAAGTCGAAGCGGACGATCGCTTTCAAGCCAACAATCTTAATGCAAAACCTGTATTGTCTATCCCTATTCAGCATGTGGACTATCGGTGTCGCGAAGATGCCTACGGAAAATGCACACATCAAGAAGAGCAAAATAGTGCTCTAACCTGGGAACAACGCAATTTCTTCAAGCTGGAGCCAGCTAAATTAGCTCTTAAAGAGATAAACTTTCTTCCCGTCACATTAAAGAACCTTTTTAGCTCATGTTATAATGAAGTGGATTCTCAATTTTCTGATGCCGATATGAAAATTGATCAAGATTCTCTAAACATTAAAATTGAAAAGACATTTAAAACGTCCATTGACTGTGCTTCTGACGGTTTAGAAAGTTTGTCGGATTTAACATTTAAAGTTCAATATCATTACTCATTTGCGAAATTGTCCGCGCTGGCTTCGAAAAATTACAAGCCCTATGAATACACTTCCGTTGATGAGAGAACCTTCGGATTTTTCTCAACAAAAAAGCGCACGCTAGGTGTAGACAATAATGATGTTATTGATGGTGAAAAACAATATATGGATCGATGGAATCCAAAAAGAAGCGTGGTCTATTACCTGAGCAGTGCGTTCACCGATCCAAAATATGAAAACATTAAGACAGCCACCAAAAGTGCAATTCAGACAATCAATGCCGCACTGGTCAAGGCAGGAGCTGAGATTCAGATCGAGTTAAGAGATCATGATTCGAATGTCGACCCAGGAGATATCCGGTTTAATTCTATTGTGCTAGTAGAAGATCCACAGGCTAGTGGAGTTATCGGGTACGGTCCACATGCTTCAAACCCAATGACTGGAGAAATTGTTCATGCACGCACTGTCATGTATCTTGGCACAATCAAAAAGTACATTAAGTACACCTATAATGATATCATTCTTGAGCGGATCAACGAAATCAAAAACGCACAAAACACTCAATCTCTAATGGCGTCGTCCTCAGCGGTCAATCATCCTCAAGGCGATTCTTCACGAACAGGGCCGCCATCATTTAAGGGTTGGTCATCAAACAAGAGAGATTTCGTAGAGTCGAATCTCGACGAGAGAAAGCTCAAAGCTGTGGCCACCGACGCTCTTTCTTATAAAGAAAATAAAGTTGATCTAAAAGACCGGATTGAGTTTTTGTCAAGAACGTCGAACTATCCGGCAGAGCTTTTTAATTTTCATCATGCTATTGATGGTGGCATTGACGAGGTAATCGCTAAAGTGGGACTTAAAACATGGAAAGACCTTTCAGATGATGAGCAAGAGTTAGTTATTGAACGGCTGCTCCCCCATGTTTGGGTGCCAACATTAGTGCATGAGTTTGGCCACAATCTGGGGTTGAGACATAATTTTGCTGGATCTGAAGACAAAGACAATTTTTATTCAGCCAGAGAACTTAGTGACTACGGTTTTAAATCCGAGTTTAAGTACAGTTCAATTATGGACTATGCTTATTCGTCAATAAATGAACTTCCGATTTTAGGAAAGTACGATGTGGCAGCCCTTCGATATGCCTATAAAGAAGAGGTGCAACTTAAAGACGAACAATATGTCAGTGTTGAAAAGTGGAAGGCCGGTGATGTTGGAGATATTAAGGGCTATCAGTACTGCACCGATGAGCACGTAGGTGCCAACCCCAATTGCAATCGATTTGACGAGGGGACCAGCTTAGTAGAAATTGCAGCCCACTACATCAAAAGCTACGACAAAAGATACGCCAGAGCTTATATGCGAAATGAACGACGCCATTTCAGTCTCTATCAAGATGCCTCCCATGCAGGTTCTGTCTATGGACAATTTATGAACTTGAGGATGATGTTTGAAAGATATGAAACAGTGAAGAATATGTTTAGCTTGCCGGATAACTCGCCGGTGTGGGAGCAGTATGAATTTCTGAAAGATCTCAAGCAGGCCACTTTGCTTTCTGCAAAATTTTTCACTGAGGTGATAAAAACTCCTAATTTGACCTGTGCCGTGGTTCATCAGTCCGCTCAAAACCAAGTGTTTTCAGCACCACTTCAAGCCTTATCGGCGCAGGCGGTGAGTTGTTTTGATTCTGAAAACGTGCAATTGGCACCGGGCTACAGTGTGATCGGGCAAGGGGGGCGTTGGTTTCAATCGAAAAAAGACCCCAATAGTATTAATCCCTATGTGGATCAGATTGATGTGCGAGGAATTTGGATAGATAAACTTTTGGCTACAAGATTTCTCCTAGGCACGTCATTTGGCAACACCACTTTGGATAAATACGAAGATACTTACCTGCAAATGCCCGAGTTGAAAAGCGAGATTGCGGACGTCGTAGAGTCAGTCGTCCTTGATCGAATCCAAGGCGTGATTCATTTTGCGACAAAAGAGGGTGAAGGGTTTTCGCTCAAGGGTGAGTATCAGTTGTCGGTAGCCCATGAAATTCCTGAGCCACTGTCAGAAAGCGTGTCGAAATTCTTTGGGCTGCCTTCGGGTCGGGTGGACTTTAGTAGTCAAGTGATCCGAGAGCTCAAGGCTCTGGGCAAATCAGAGAAAGTGTCTACAGAAGTGCGGCACTTGCTGCGGTCTTTGCGAGTTTTAAGAGCATTGCCACAAGATGGCCGAAATCTTGATGAATACATCTATGTGGATACAACCACTGGAGTCAGATATCTAGCCCTCAATGAGGCCTCCATCGCGTCGAAAGTAATAGGCGGTTTGAAGGCGGGGCAAATTCTAGATGCCACGAGCGAGGAAGACATTCAGTTGGCCATGGCCTATTTGTCTGGGCAAGAAGGGGTCGACGGCTCGGGAGTGTCAAAAGCCGTTCTTGAGTTGGGAGTTGATACTCTCAGTCGGTATCAGTCTGGCCGCTGGCCCTCGCAAGACTATTTTGAAGTCTTACTCGAGGCCATGGCCGAGTGA
- a CDS encoding glycosyltransferase gives MRIAVAIFVKTPGLSDIKTRLAKGIGAQKAAEFYLQSVATTAMKVKKFAESQPDVFPFWAVAEESGCDHPLWKEFPTIYQGMGGLGERQYKIFSDLINTHDGVVLIGADCPHMPTNTLSDAAKSLSPSGENFVIGPAEDGGYYLFAASKPVAQEIWTGVTYSYEHTRKELEELLRPQGHIIHLPELFDIDTKAEYQKVSDYIW, from the coding sequence ATGAGAATTGCAGTGGCCATCTTTGTGAAAACGCCAGGGCTTTCGGATATTAAAACTCGCTTAGCTAAGGGTATTGGCGCACAAAAGGCGGCTGAGTTTTACCTTCAAAGTGTGGCCACAACGGCGATGAAGGTGAAAAAGTTTGCAGAATCTCAGCCTGATGTGTTTCCGTTTTGGGCGGTGGCGGAAGAAAGCGGATGTGATCATCCCCTTTGGAAAGAGTTCCCAACTATATATCAAGGGATGGGTGGGCTAGGGGAGCGCCAATACAAAATATTTTCTGATCTGATTAATACTCATGATGGAGTTGTTTTAATCGGAGCCGATTGCCCGCATATGCCAACAAATACACTTTCGGATGCCGCAAAGAGCTTGTCCCCATCAGGAGAGAATTTTGTCATCGGCCCCGCAGAGGACGGCGGGTATTATCTCTTTGCCGCCTCAAAACCAGTGGCTCAGGAAATTTGGACGGGTGTCACCTACAGCTACGAGCACACAAGAAAAGAGCTAGAAGAACTCCTCCGCCCCCAAGGACACATCATTCATCTTCCCGAGCTATTCGACATCGACACCAAAGCCGAATACCAAAAGGTATCGGATTACATTTGGTAG
- a CDS encoding glycosyltransferase, translating into MRWSLGVRDEVLKQVSVIVPVAPAENLWTRLLLDLRDLPAESEILIASPEQPNEDLLNRVRGKLKASIHWVVSEKGRAKQMNAAAKMAKNNYLWFVHSDTRFGAEALSGLSRALIEDPISLCYFDLHFGDDGPKLMKLNNWGVMFRSRVLRMPFGDQAFCLPKHIFWKLGGYDEGVSCAEDHHLIWQAHKGGIQVRSVGVFIKTSARKYTRSGWAHTTWNHVRLTVEQATPHVLDLIKEKVRRP; encoded by the coding sequence GTGCGGTGGAGCCTTGGCGTGAGAGATGAGGTGCTAAAGCAAGTTTCGGTGATTGTGCCGGTGGCGCCGGCTGAAAATCTGTGGACTCGTTTGCTATTGGACTTGCGGGATCTACCGGCAGAAAGTGAAATTTTGATCGCAAGCCCAGAGCAGCCCAATGAAGATTTGTTGAATCGAGTCAGAGGCAAATTGAAGGCATCAATTCATTGGGTCGTCTCAGAAAAGGGGCGAGCCAAGCAGATGAATGCCGCTGCGAAAATGGCAAAGAATAATTACCTTTGGTTTGTCCATTCTGACACTCGGTTTGGGGCAGAGGCATTGTCTGGTTTAAGTCGGGCCTTGATCGAAGATCCCATTTCACTTTGTTATTTTGACCTTCATTTTGGTGATGATGGTCCTAAGCTCATGAAACTCAATAATTGGGGCGTGATGTTTCGCTCAAGAGTGTTGAGAATGCCATTTGGTGATCAGGCTTTTTGTTTGCCGAAACACATTTTTTGGAAATTAGGCGGATACGATGAAGGCGTGAGTTGTGCTGAAGACCATCACTTGATTTGGCAGGCTCATAAAGGTGGGATCCAAGTTCGATCGGTGGGCGTATTTATCAAGACGAGCGCAAGAAAATACACTCGTTCTGGCTGGGCCCACACCACATGGAATCATGTGCGACTGACCGTGGAGCAAGCCACTCCCCACGTGCTGGATCTTATTAAAGAGAAAGTGCGACGCCCATGA
- the arsS gene encoding arsenosugar biosynthesis radical SAM protein ArsS (Some members of this family are selenoproteins.), whose protein sequence is MGRRPIEILQINVGKLCNQACLHCHVEAGPKRTEVMEKPTFDRLLELLRGSDSIHTVDLTGGAPELNPHFFEFVAAVRAMGKEVIDRCNLTVLFEPGQEDTAGFLREHRVQVVASLPCYSQENVEKQRGRGVFDKSIRALQWLNSLGYGKSGTGLLLNLVYNPGGAFLPPEQKKLEQDYKQQLKDHFDIEFNNLFTITNMPIKRFLHDLERQNRLEDYMQLLLDNFNPQAAEEVMCRNLVSVGWDGQLYDCDFNQMLDLPLAFEKQSIWDIQSLTEIIDKPIALGDHCYGCAAGSGSSCGGALA, encoded by the coding sequence TTGGGTCGTCGACCCATTGAAATACTTCAAATCAATGTGGGTAAGTTGTGTAATCAAGCCTGTTTACATTGTCATGTGGAGGCGGGTCCAAAGCGCACGGAAGTGATGGAAAAACCCACCTTTGATCGACTGCTTGAACTTTTGCGAGGCTCAGATTCCATTCACACTGTGGATCTTACGGGTGGGGCGCCGGAGTTGAACCCCCATTTTTTCGAGTTTGTGGCTGCTGTGAGGGCGATGGGTAAGGAGGTGATCGACCGTTGTAACCTCACTGTTCTTTTTGAGCCAGGGCAAGAGGACACGGCGGGATTTTTACGAGAACACCGTGTGCAAGTTGTAGCGTCACTGCCTTGCTACTCACAGGAAAATGTGGAGAAGCAGCGCGGACGAGGTGTGTTTGATAAAAGCATCCGAGCCTTGCAATGGCTTAATAGTTTGGGTTACGGAAAATCCGGCACCGGTTTGTTGTTAAATCTGGTCTACAACCCTGGAGGTGCTTTTTTGCCTCCAGAGCAAAAAAAACTCGAACAAGATTATAAACAGCAACTGAAAGATCATTTTGATATCGAATTTAACAACCTTTTTACCATCACGAATATGCCGATCAAAAGATTTTTGCATGATCTTGAAAGGCAAAATCGCCTTGAAGACTACATGCAGCTTCTCTTAGATAATTTTAATCCACAGGCGGCAGAGGAAGTGATGTGTCGAAATTTAGTGTCCGTGGGATGGGACGGGCAGCTTTATGATTGTGATTTCAACCAAATGTTAGATCTTCCGCTGGCTTTTGAAAAACAATCTATTTGGGATATTCAATCGCTCACTGAGATCATAGATAAGCCCATCGCGTTGGGCGATCATTGCTATGGATGTGCTGCCGGCTCGGGGAGTTCGTGCGGTGGAGCCTTGGCGTGA
- a CDS encoding ATP-dependent Clp protease ATP-binding subunit codes for MPHNKRKILIFAASLALASGVNFYSGSASAGLKELTESFGSWLPGAKKNKFGLDKPLHGATTLNKVDGLRNVVNDTFVQHYMMDMTTQAQSYSRVVGQSEPYRQLLEKLVDDRYPFIMLVGGDKAGRNSLVQHLAKDLADKQLLDPWLNGRRIHKVNFAAGLQDLSKFNTFIKAMAEAMQKNVENTIFYVDSIDTLARLPEHQKSMAMEAFEMIQSSGGKVVFRTENPKMILELSGKNTNSFASVTLKSLKKGDIYSVLKDKLSAFETKHQVKVSDEMLLDVVDLSDRFLAGKPQPGWALWLLEAGMVGRRTKLQHPELMLKDLDDEISDARGVLDFESSRLKDPDTGESRPYFEKKHKIASDRVELLEKRRKALAEQVELLKKYIGAEKEGAGSVGGAGDSIVGTVISAEKEALRQQIDGLVKASGYTTEDLLDFTKSDLADVLVKQFNVKKSDVMKSISKDEIEALKAEHKSRIIGHRVAIDELWSQVSRIWRSGRARNKVPSFLFLGVPGTGKTETVRQFIDVIGAKEVLERGSDFVSESDVTMLRGSAPSFVGYEEGSKLYNAFAKNSRSILLLDEVEKGHPSLQNFLLDWIQSGRLQSPRQIDPEMITDQAMMMATANTLKDWTPPPGFYDLRMEERKQILKDAVKAEQARGLAEGAHELTDPFLDRMTAIFHYRGLDAQETAQLVQLQFRKGGSLFDEFEAANIEVSVSDEVFEYLTNRVFLREGQSARGAVENLDQIVSEVLHDAKDAGEVVEGYIYRLVIVDDELQFVRMDVSPRLQEGVSE; via the coding sequence ATGCCACACAATAAAAGAAAAATATTAATCTTTGCGGCAAGTCTTGCACTAGCGTCGGGAGTGAATTTTTATTCAGGCTCTGCCAGTGCCGGGTTGAAAGAATTGACAGAGTCATTTGGCAGTTGGCTGCCCGGAGCCAAGAAAAACAAGTTTGGGTTGGATAAACCTCTCCATGGCGCGACCACGTTGAACAAAGTGGATGGTTTGCGCAATGTGGTTAATGATACTTTTGTTCAGCACTATATGATGGATATGACGACACAAGCGCAAAGTTACAGTCGTGTTGTGGGACAGTCTGAGCCCTATCGGCAGCTTCTCGAAAAACTTGTGGATGATAGGTATCCATTTATTATGTTGGTCGGCGGCGATAAGGCGGGCCGAAACTCTTTGGTCCAACACTTGGCGAAGGATTTAGCTGATAAACAATTGCTTGATCCATGGCTCAATGGACGCCGAATTCACAAGGTGAACTTTGCCGCCGGTCTGCAAGACCTTTCAAAATTCAATACTTTTATCAAAGCTATGGCTGAGGCCATGCAAAAGAACGTGGAGAATACGATTTTTTATGTGGACTCCATTGATACTTTAGCCCGTTTGCCTGAACACCAGAAATCAATGGCCATGGAAGCTTTTGAGATGATTCAATCCAGCGGCGGAAAGGTGGTTTTTCGAACAGAGAATCCAAAAATGATTTTGGAGCTTTCGGGTAAGAATACCAATTCCTTTGCTAGCGTCACATTGAAATCTCTAAAAAAGGGAGATATTTACAGCGTTCTTAAAGACAAACTCTCTGCTTTTGAAACCAAGCACCAGGTGAAGGTGAGTGATGAGATGTTGCTTGATGTGGTGGATCTCAGTGATCGGTTTTTAGCTGGAAAGCCTCAGCCAGGGTGGGCATTGTGGTTATTAGAAGCCGGTATGGTGGGCCGACGAACGAAGTTGCAGCACCCAGAGTTAATGCTCAAAGATTTGGACGATGAAATTAGCGACGCTCGTGGAGTTTTGGATTTTGAATCGAGTCGGCTTAAAGATCCAGACACGGGTGAGTCTCGACCCTATTTTGAGAAAAAGCATAAAATAGCCTCTGACCGAGTGGAGTTATTGGAAAAGCGTCGAAAAGCGCTCGCTGAACAGGTGGAGCTTCTTAAAAAATATATAGGTGCCGAGAAAGAGGGCGCGGGCTCCGTGGGCGGCGCCGGTGATAGTATTGTCGGGACAGTGATATCGGCAGAGAAAGAGGCCCTTCGCCAGCAAATAGATGGGTTGGTGAAAGCCTCTGGATATACCACCGAAGATCTACTTGATTTCACTAAATCTGATTTGGCAGACGTGCTGGTTAAACAATTTAATGTGAAGAAATCAGATGTGATGAAGTCTATCTCAAAAGACGAAATTGAGGCCTTAAAGGCAGAGCATAAAAGTCGAATCATTGGGCATCGCGTCGCCATTGATGAGCTTTGGTCACAGGTTTCAAGAATATGGAGATCGGGGCGAGCCAGAAATAAAGTGCCATCGTTTTTGTTTTTAGGTGTGCCCGGTACGGGGAAAACAGAAACCGTGAGGCAGTTTATTGATGTAATAGGTGCCAAAGAAGTTTTAGAGCGAGGTAGTGACTTTGTTAGTGAATCTGATGTCACAATGCTTCGAGGATCGGCCCCTAGTTTTGTGGGTTATGAAGAAGGTTCTAAGCTTTACAATGCATTTGCTAAGAACTCACGTAGTATTCTTTTATTGGACGAGGTGGAAAAGGGCCATCCATCATTGCAGAACTTTTTGTTGGATTGGATTCAATCAGGTCGCTTGCAATCGCCTCGGCAAATTGATCCCGAGATGATTACCGATCAAGCAATGATGATGGCTACGGCCAATACGCTCAAAGATTGGACACCTCCCCCTGGATTCTATGATTTGAGAATGGAAGAACGAAAACAAATATTAAAAGATGCAGTTAAGGCGGAGCAGGCCCGTGGATTGGCTGAGGGAGCGCATGAACTCACTGACCCATTCTTGGATCGAATGACGGCGATCTTTCACTATAGAGGCCTTGATGCCCAAGAAACTGCGCAGTTGGTTCAGCTTCAATTTAGAAAAGGCGGATCATTGTTTGATGAGTTTGAGGCCGCAAATATTGAAGTTAGTGTTTCTGATGAGGTGTTTGAATACCTAACAAATCGAGTATTTCTTCGAGAGGGACAAAGTGCTCGGGGAGCCGTTGAAAATTTAGATCAAATAGTGAGTGAAGTTTTACATGATGCCAAGGACGCCGGTGAGGTTGTAGAAGGTTACATTTATCGATTGGTGATTGTTGATGATGAGCTTCAGTTTGTTCGCATGGATGTATCCCCGCGTTTACAAGAAGGGGTATCCGAGTGA
- the pdxH gene encoding pyridoxamine 5'-phosphate oxidase yields MTANTDNFLQDPNPFNILTQWMNEAANCGLKESTAMTLATVSSQGHPSTRVVLLKEIRPDGVVFYTNYLSHKGKDLEGQPWAAATLYWDPLFRQINLKGRTEKLPRSESQSYWKLRARESQISQTASKQSQPVDSRATLDTAYDTVEQKFADQEIPCPDHWGGYLLKVEDFEFWIGRPHRFHDRFHYWLDQGLWKNERLYP; encoded by the coding sequence ATGACCGCCAATACAGACAACTTTTTGCAGGACCCAAATCCCTTTAATATTTTAACTCAATGGATGAATGAGGCCGCCAATTGTGGCCTAAAAGAGTCCACCGCAATGACCTTAGCGACAGTTAGTTCCCAAGGTCACCCATCTACCCGAGTTGTATTACTCAAAGAGATTCGACCTGACGGTGTGGTATTTTACACCAACTACCTAAGCCACAAGGGAAAAGATCTTGAAGGCCAACCCTGGGCTGCCGCTACACTTTATTGGGATCCTTTATTTAGACAGATCAACCTTAAAGGTCGCACTGAAAAGCTCCCAAGGAGCGAATCACAGAGCTACTGGAAACTACGGGCCCGCGAAAGTCAGATCAGCCAAACAGCCTCAAAGCAGTCGCAGCCGGTAGACAGCCGAGCCACCCTTGATACAGCCTACGATACTGTGGAACAGAAATTTGCCGATCAAGAGATCCCCTGCCCCGATCACTGGGGTGGCTACTTGCTAAAGGTCGAGGATTTTGAGTTTTGGATTGGGCGTCCCCACCGTTTCCATGACCGCTTTCACTACTGGCTAGACCAGGGACTTTGGAAAAATGAGCGGCTTTACCCCTGA
- a CDS encoding CBS domain-containing protein: MALLVKDLLPLDMPKVRTLSPDTTVYEAIEILARIDSGALPVVEGGKVLGILSERDYTRKVALENKQSSKILVHEIMSAPVVSVTSETSVEDCLSLMNSKQIRHLPVIERTGELVGFISVLHVISALLNGERQVVSELKEYVSQTWPF, encoded by the coding sequence ATGGCATTATTGGTAAAAGATCTGCTGCCTTTGGACATGCCGAAGGTAAGAACACTCTCACCAGATACCACTGTGTACGAAGCAATTGAAATCTTAGCTCGGATTGATAGTGGGGCTCTACCCGTTGTAGAAGGCGGCAAGGTTTTAGGAATTCTCTCAGAGCGGGATTACACGAGAAAAGTAGCGCTTGAAAACAAACAGTCATCTAAAATTCTTGTCCATGAAATCATGTCAGCGCCGGTGGTGAGCGTAACGTCAGAAACATCGGTGGAAGACTGCTTGAGTTTAATGAACAGTAAGCAAATTCGACATTTGCCAGTCATAGAGCGAACGGGCGAACTGGTGGGTTTTATTTCCGTTTTGCACGTGATTAGTGCACTACTAAATGGAGAGCGGCAAGTGGTGTCCGAACTTAAAGAATACGTTTCACAGACCTGGCCTTTTTAA
- a CDS encoding PaaI family thioesterase — MNDKKPEKSLQETYAPNSICFGCGPANTKGLKIRSFCHDDNTVAEWLPESHHEAFPGMLNGGIIGSLLDCHSNWTAAIKLMKENNLEQPPCTVTAEYSIKLLKPTPSDKKIRLKARPVEATDKKVVVEGELYSGDDLCATCRGTFVAVKPGHPAYHRWG, encoded by the coding sequence ATGAATGATAAAAAACCAGAAAAAAGTCTTCAAGAAACCTATGCCCCCAATAGTATTTGTTTTGGCTGCGGACCTGCCAATACTAAGGGACTAAAAATTCGAAGTTTTTGTCATGATGACAACACTGTTGCTGAATGGTTGCCAGAGTCTCACCATGAAGCCTTCCCTGGCATGTTGAACGGCGGCATTATTGGTTCGCTTCTAGATTGCCATAGCAACTGGACGGCCGCCATTAAACTAATGAAAGAAAATAATTTAGAGCAACCACCCTGTACTGTGACCGCCGAATATTCAATTAAACTTTTAAAACCCACACCCTCAGACAAAAAGATTCGATTGAAAGCGCGGCCTGTGGAGGCCACCGACAAGAAGGTCGTTGTGGAGGGTGAGCTATATTCGGGTGATGACCTTTGTGCTACCTGTAGGGGTACATTTGTGGCCGTAAAACCGGGGCATCCGGCCTATCATCGCTGGGGATAG